One genomic segment of Amycolatopsis sp. Hca4 includes these proteins:
- a CDS encoding Scr1 family TA system antitoxin-like transcriptional regulator, producing MAEYREPNIRARQLGERLLERMAEKGWGVREMSRRLEMSAQWVSSVTRGRARPDPVNLARLLTVLGVKGAEYHELMALADEMRKPGLLENPGNLRTLIAHEQQATAISSFHGVVIPGLLQTADYARSLAHEMGNPPDPDRVDEQVFTRLSRQAILARPQSRFTFYLHEFALRLPVGPTPAVMRAQLHQLAKVRDNATIRVVPATGGHAGLAGDFQLVESASFRPLIYLESEVSALYLEDPREISAYRRILRALAKTALDEAESRMLITRLARDLPGVNMPEKWRKSTHSSQADCVEVAIDRPVLIRDTKDREGGTLTASTPAWRELLTRLR from the coding sequence ATGGCGGAATATCGCGAGCCGAACATCCGGGCCCGGCAGCTGGGGGAACGGCTCCTCGAGAGGATGGCGGAGAAGGGCTGGGGAGTCCGGGAAATGTCCCGGCGCCTGGAGATGAGTGCGCAGTGGGTTTCGTCGGTGACCCGCGGCCGCGCCCGCCCGGACCCGGTGAACCTGGCCAGGCTCCTGACGGTGCTGGGGGTGAAGGGTGCGGAATACCACGAGCTGATGGCCCTGGCCGACGAGATGCGCAAGCCGGGCCTGCTCGAAAACCCTGGAAACCTCCGCACCCTGATCGCGCACGAGCAGCAGGCCACCGCCATTTCTTCGTTCCACGGCGTGGTCATCCCGGGCTTGCTCCAGACCGCTGACTACGCCCGGTCGCTCGCGCACGAAATGGGCAATCCACCCGATCCCGACCGGGTGGATGAGCAGGTCTTCACCCGGCTGTCCCGCCAAGCAATCCTCGCCCGCCCCCAGTCGCGGTTCACGTTCTACCTCCACGAATTCGCGCTGCGCCTGCCGGTCGGCCCCACTCCGGCGGTGATGCGCGCCCAGCTCCACCAACTGGCGAAGGTTCGCGACAACGCCACGATCCGGGTGGTACCGGCAACCGGCGGGCATGCCGGGCTCGCCGGGGACTTCCAGCTGGTCGAGTCGGCTTCGTTCCGGCCGTTGATCTATCTGGAGAGTGAAGTTTCCGCGCTCTATCTGGAGGACCCCCGCGAAATTTCGGCTTACCGCCGCATTCTCCGCGCGCTCGCGAAGACCGCTCTCGATGAGGCAGAATCACGCATGCTCATCACCCGACTCGCGCGAGACCTCCCGGGAGTGAACATGCCCGAAAAATGGCGAAAGAGCACCCACAGCAGTCAAGCCGATTGTGTCGAGGTGGCCATCGATCGGCCGGTCCTGATCCGGGACACCAAGGACCGTGAAGGCGGCACCCTCACCGCCTCCACCCCCGCCTGGCGCGAGCTCCTTACCCGACTTCGCTGA